One Mangifera indica cultivar Alphonso chromosome 4, CATAS_Mindica_2.1, whole genome shotgun sequence genomic region harbors:
- the LOC123214500 gene encoding uncharacterized protein LOC123214500, which translates to MENFSYNSYPDSGNSSPRSRDIDFENTASWEDQNIKAKFMCSYGGKIHPRPHDNQLAYVGGDTKILSVDRTIKFSSMINKLSALCGEPDASFKYQLPGEDLDALISVTNDDDLEHMMHEYDRLYKASAKPARMRLFLFSAVANSSFGSDSSKSERERFVEALNSGPTLVSEPKKIANNVDFLFGLEKGIPPNKILEPVQPPPPEYVVPDERGVGPDRVVYPDHAVNPVDIQRQLQRLQMREHEQQVHEAMFMKKTEENLSAGFYVAMPEKAPPPPGTVPLSVQQTTPFQVPSSSYPATVTNTHGQPEQPVYMLPQGTTMPVYHPQQPQSQPAPQMIRPVASQPYYPNMQRMAPDVYREQAVYNMVLPPPNMPPQMGMVRPSGPAMGVTDTGYSQVGYDSGGRQVYFTGAGGVVMQPPPTTYQGGVNMAVSGETRGPEGKVVGKLSPN; encoded by the coding sequence ATGGAGAATTTCTCTTACAATTCTTATCCCGATTCCGGTAACTCCTCTCCTCGTTCTCGCGACATCGATTTCGAGAACACCGCTTCATGGGAGGATCAAAACATCAAGGCCAAGTTCATGTGTAGCTATGGTGGCAAGATCCACCCTCGTCCTCATGATAATCAGCTCGCCTACGTCGGCGGCGACACCAAGATTCTCTCTGTTGATCGTACCATCAAATTCTCTTCTATGATCAACAAGCTTTCCGCGCTCTGTGGCGAACCCGACGCCTCCTTTAAGTATCAGCTCCCTGGAGAAGATCTCGACGCCTTGATTTCGGTCACCAATGATGACGATCTTGAGCACATGATGCATGAGTATGATCGCCTTTACAAAGCTTCCGCGAAGCCGGCTCGGATGCGCTTGTTCTTGTTTTCGGCTGTTGCCAATTCCAGTTTCGGATCCGATTCTTCCAAGTCGGAGCGTGAACGATTTGTAGAGGCTTTGAATTCGGGTCCGACTCTTGTGAGTGAGCCGAAGAAAATCGCTAATAATGTTGATTTCTTGTTTGGTTTAGAGAAAGGAATTCCGCCGAACAAAATTCTGGAACCGGTGCAGCCACCTCCGCCGGAATATGTAGTTCCGGATGAGCGAGGTGTCGGACCGGATCGGGTCGTTTATCCGGATCATGCGGTGAATCCCGTTGACATACAGAGACAGCTTCAGAGGTTGCAGATGAGAGAACATGAGCAACAAGTTCATGAAGCTATGTTCATGAAAAAGACGGAAGAGAATTTATCAGCCGGATTTTACGTTGCCATGCCAGAAAAAGCTCCCCCACCACCAGGGACAGTACCATTGTCCGTACAGCAAACCACGCCGTTTCAAGTCCCTAGTTCGAGTTACCCAGCCACAGTAACCAACACGCATGGGCAACCTGAACAGCCGGTTTATATGCTCCCTCAAGGCACTACTATGCCTGTATATCACCCACAACAGCCGCAATCACAACCGGCGCCTCAAATGATCCGACCCGTGGCCAGTCAACCTTACTATCCCAACATGCAAAGAATGGCTCCGGATGTTTACCGCGAACAAGCAGTTTACAACATGGTTTTACCTCCGCCAAATATGCCGCCGCAGATGGGAATGGTACGGCCGAGTGGACCCGCGATGGGGGTAACTGATACCGGATATAGCCAAGTGGGATATGATAGTGGGGGGAGACAAGTATATTTTACAGGAGCGGGAGGAGTGGTGATGCAGCCACCGCCAACGACATATCAGGGAGGAGTTAACATGGCGGTTAGCGGTGAAACGAGGGGCCCGGAAGGCAAGGTGGTGGGTAAATTATCACCAAATTGA